Proteins encoded together in one Cyprinus carpio isolate SPL01 chromosome B14, ASM1834038v1, whole genome shotgun sequence window:
- the LOC109056998 gene encoding copper transport protein ATOX1-like, which produces MTTHEFFVDMTCEGCSGAVTRVLNKLDVKFDIDLPNKKVFIESDKDTDVLLETLRKTGKTVTYIGPK; this is translated from the exons ATGACg ACTCACGAGTtttttgttgacatgacatgtgAGGGATGCTCTGGTGCGGTCACTCGAGTGCTTAATAAGCTGG ATGTCAAGTTTGACATTGATCTGCCCAACAAGAAGGTCTTCATCGAGTCGGACAAAGACACGGATGTCCTTCTGGAAACACTGAGAAAGACTGGCAAAACTGTGACCTACATTGGtccaaaatga